The following are encoded together in the Coffea arabica cultivar ET-39 chromosome 1c, Coffea Arabica ET-39 HiFi, whole genome shotgun sequence genome:
- the LOC113731805 gene encoding adenine DNA glycosylase-like isoform X1, which produces MDDIIGNTQNTVAPSDQSKKKRPRRVVRPKPKSTQVEKSDDIEDINFTKDETVEIRASLLKWYDENQRDLPWRRISSKGEDEEDNEDTEESEKRAYAVWVSEVMLQQTRVQTVIDYFNKWMTKWPTLSHLAQASLEEVNEMWAGLGYYRRARFLLEGAKMIVEEGGGFPKAVPALRKVKGIGEYTAGAIASIAFKEVVPVVDGNVVRVIARLKAVSTNPKEAVAVKNTWKLAGQLVDLCRPGDFNQALMELGATVCTPSSPSCNECPISTKCRALLLSRCHDSVQVTDYPMKIVKAKQRSDFAAVTVVEVLEGPRMKDEAHPNSKFILVKRADKGLLAGLWEFPSVLLDGEADSVTRRDAIDHYLKSAFDLDPTKSCDIISREDVGEYVHVFTHIRLKMYVEWMVLHVKCFKKLWNKKQGEDDINWKFVDQQTLSCMGLTSGVRKVYGMIENYKQRTSSSLPARARSRKGSGKSKNWK; this is translated from the exons ATGGACGATATCATTGGCAATACCCAGAACACCGTAGCTCCTTCCGACCAGAGCAAGAAGAAGAGACCTCGCCGAGTTGTCAGACCAAAACCCAAGTCGACCCAGGTCGAAAAATCGGACGACATTGAAGATATTAATTTCACCAAAGACGAAACGGTGGAAATTAGGGCGTCGCTGTTGAAATGGTACGACGAAAACCAGAGGGACCTCCCCTGGCGAAGAATCAGCAGCAAAGGAGAGGATGAGGAGGATAATGAGGATACGGAGGAGAGTGAGAAGAGGGCGTATGCGGTGTGGGTTTCAGAGGTGATGCTTCAGCAGACTAGGGTTCAGACTGTGATTGATTATTTCAATAAATGGATGACCAAATGGCCCACCCTTAGTCACCTTGCTCAAGCTTCTCTTGAG GAGGTGAATGAGATGTGGGCAGGCTTGGGGTACTACAGACGAGCTCGTTTTTTACTTGAG GGTGCAAAAATGATAGTTGAAGAAGGAGGTGGATTTCCAAAAGCAGTTCCTGCTCTTCGGAAGGTCAAGGGAATTGGAGAATACACAGCTGGTGCAATTGCCTCAATTGCATTCAAGGAG GTAGTGCCTGTTGTTGATGGGAATGTGGTCAGGGTCATTGCTAGACTAAAAGCTGTATCTACAAATCCAAAAGAAGCTGTAGCAGTCAAGAACACGTG GAAGCTCGCAGGGCAGTTAGTGGATTTATGTAGGCCTGGAGATTTCAATCAGGCTCTTATGGAACTTGGTGCAACAGTTTGCACACCTTCAAGTCCAAGTTGCAATGAATGTCCTATCTCAACCAAATGCCGTGCTCTGTTGCTCTCAAGATGTCACGACTCTGTACAAGTTACTGATTATCCAATGAAAATAGTTAAGGCAAAACAGAGGAGTGACTTTGCTGCTGTAACTGTTGTCGAAGTACTGGAAGGTCCTCGTATGAAGGATGAAGCTCATCCTAACAGTAAGTTTATTCTTGTCAAGAGGGCAGATAAAGGTCTACTTGCTGGCCTCTGGGAATTTCCCTCTGTTTTGTTGGATGGAGAAGCTGACTCAGTCACCAGAAGAGATGCAATTGACCATTATCTGAAGTCGGCATTCGATCTTGATCCTACAAAGTCCTGTGATATTATTTCAAGGGAAGATGTTGGAGAATATGTCCATGTCTTTACCCACATTCGTCTCAAGATGTACGTAGAGTGGATGGTGTTACATGTAAAAT GTTTCAAGAAACTTTGGAATAAAAAGCAGGGTGAAGATGATATCAACTGGAAATTTGTTGATCAGCAGACTCTATCGTGTATGGGATTGACTTCAGGAGTAAGAAAG GTCTATGGTATGATTGAGAACTACAAGCAGAGAACGTCGAGTTCCCTCCCAGCAAGAGCAAGGTCAAGAAAAGGGTCTGGGAAGTCAAAAAACTGGAAGTAG
- the LOC113731830 gene encoding uncharacterized protein: MLENPAIDSSAAANVAPVKRYAPPNQRNRALGRRKSGGDRLERANSYPNDGEKTQISVPKNVPLINHGDAGSSKRVNENSLVGLIPIHGCCNSEAFQLLNDRWAAAMNALNSLPEDSSERPVLYSRSGSPWGQPMLPHMLMPSADSSGLKKDFLSELRYAMRNANAVSDA, encoded by the exons ATGCTGGAAAATCCTGCCATTGATTCGTCAGCCGCCGCCAACGTCGCCCCCGTCAAACGCTATGCTCCTCCCAACCAGCG GAACCGTGCACTGGGAAGGCGTAAATCTGGAGGAG ATCGACTGGAAAGAGCAAATAGTTATCCGAATGATGGGGAGAAGACTCAAATTAGTGTACCCAAGAATGTTCCCCTTATCAATCATGGGGATGCAGGAAGCAGCAAACGTGTCAATGAAAATTCTCTTGTGGGTTTGATTCCAATACATGGATGTTGTAACAGTGAAGCATTTCAGCTATTGAATGATC GTTGGGCAGCTGCAATGAATGCACTCAATAGTTTACCAGAGGATTCATCTG aaaGGCCAGTGTTGTATTCAAGAAGTGGATCACCTTGGGGACAACCTATGCTTCCACATATG TTAATGCCGTCCGCAGATTCTTCTGGTCTAAAGAAGGATTTCTTGAGTGAACTCCGCTATGCGATGCGCAATGCAAATGCTGTTTCTGATGCCTGA
- the LOC113731800 gene encoding MLO-like protein 1 isoform X1, whose protein sequence is MSGGGEAEGTTLEFTPTWVVAAVCTVIVSLSLAAERILHYTGKYLKHKNQKPLYEALQKVKEELMLLGFISLLLTVFQGSIVKLCVKESVTLHLLPCSSNERNGSSHTIPETPAHRRLLAEGSANAGYCAAKHKVPLLSVEALHHLHIFIFVLAIVHVTFSVLTVLFGGAKIRQWKHWEDSIAKDNYDSQHVLKPKITHVHQHDFIKNRFLGLERHSRILGWFHSFCKQFYGSVTKSDYVALRLGFIMTHCRGNPKFNFHKYMIRALEDDFRTVVGISWYLWIFVVVFLLLNVNGWHTYFWIAFIPFILLLAVGTKLEHIISQLAHEVAEKHVAIEGELAVQPSDDHFWFHRPQIVLFLIHFILFQNAFEIAFFFWIWVQYGFDSCIMGQVRYIVPRLIIGVFIQVLCSYSTLPLYAIVTQMGTHFKKSIFDEHVQVGLLGWAQKVKQKKGLKGPLGGSNQRNSTEGSSAGVQMGGNGRKEPEDV, encoded by the exons ATGAGTGGAGGTGGGGAAGCAGAAGGGACGACGCTGGAGTTCACTCCGACGTGGGTGGTCGCTGCCGTCTGCACCGTCATCGTCTCCCTCTCACTCGCTGCCGAACGCATCCTTCACTACACCGGAAAG TATCTGAAGCACAAGAATCAGAAGCCTTTGTATGAAGCTTTGCAGAAGGTTAAAGAAG AATTGATGCTGTTGGGTTTTATATCACTGCTGTTGACTGTGTTTCAAGGAAGCATAGTCAAATTATGTGTGAAAGAATCTGTAACGCTGCACCTCCTGCCATGCTCATCGAACGAGAGGAATGGATCTTCTCATACTATTCCGGAAACACCTGCTCATCGGCGCTTACTTGCAGAGGGTTCAGCTAATGCTGGTTATTGTGCTGCAAAG CACAAGGTCCCACTGTTATCAGTTGAGGCATTGCATCATCTCCACATCTTTATCTTTGTTCTAGCCATTGTACATGTGACTTTTTCGGTGCTCACTGTTCTGTTTGGAGGGGCAAAG ATACGTCAATGGAAGCACTGGGaggactcaattgcaaaagataatTATGACAGCCAACACG TTCTTAAACCAAAGATCACTCATGTTCATCAACATGATTTTATCAAGAACAGATTCTTGGGTTTGGAGAGACACTCGAGAATTTTGGGTTGGTTT CATTCCTTTTGTAAGCAATTTTATGGTTCTGTAACCAAGTCAGATTATGTTGCACTCAGATTGGGTTTCATTATG ACACACTGCAGGGGAAACCCAAAGTTTAATTTTCACAAGTACATGATTCGCGCTCTAGAAGATGATTTCAGGACTGTTGTTGGCATAAG TTGGTATTTGTGGATTTTTGTGGTTGTATTCCTGTTGTTGAACGTCAATG GTTGGCATACTTACTTTTGGATAGCATTTATTCCTTTCATT CTTCTACTTGCTGTTGGCACCAAGTTGGAGCACATAATTTCTCAGTTGGCTCATGAGGTTGCTGAGAAGCACGTAGCTATAGAAGGTGAATTAGCAGTACAGCCTTCGGATGATCACTTTTGGTTCCACCGACCCCAAATTGTCCTATTCTTGATACATTTCATTCTCTTCCAAAATGCATTtgagattgcatttttcttctggATATGG GTTCAATATGGCTTTGACTCTTGCATTATGGGGCAAGTCCGTTACATTGTCCCCAGGCTCATCATAGG GGTTTTTATTCAGGTACTCTGCAGTTACAGCACCTTGCCGCTTTATGCAATTGTTACTCAG ATGGGCACCCATTTCAAGAAGTCAATATTTGATGAACATGTGCAAGTTGGCCTGCTTGGATGGGCTCAGAAGGTGAAACAAAAGAAGGGATTGAAGGGTCCACTTGGTGGATCGAACCAAAGAAATTCAACTGAGGGTTCTAGCGCGGGAGTACAGATGGGAGGAAATGGGCGCAAGGAACCAGAAGATGTATAG
- the LOC113731805 gene encoding adenine DNA glycosylase-like isoform X2 yields the protein MDDIIGNTQNTVAPSDQSKKKRPRRVVRPKPKSTQVEKSDDIEDINFTKDETVEIRASLLKWYDENQRDLPWRRISSKGEDEEDNEDTEESEKRAYAVWVSEVMLQQTRVQTVIDYFNKWMTKWPTLSHLAQASLEEVNEMWAGLGYYRRARFLLEGAKMIVEEGGGFPKAVPALRKVKGIGEYTAGAIASIAFKEVVPVVDGNVVRVIARLKAVSTNPKEAVAVKNTWKLAGQLVDLCRPGDFNQALMELGATVCTPSSPSCNECPISTKCRALLLSRCHDSVQVTDYPMKIVKAKQRSDFAAVTVVEVLEGPRMKDEAHPNSKFILVKRADKGLLAGLWEFPSVLLDGEADSVTRRDAIDHYLKSAFDLDPTKSCDIISREDVGEYVHVFTHIRLKMYVEWMVLHVKCFKKLWNKKQGEDDINWKFVDQQTLSCMGLTSGVRKKEKT from the exons ATGGACGATATCATTGGCAATACCCAGAACACCGTAGCTCCTTCCGACCAGAGCAAGAAGAAGAGACCTCGCCGAGTTGTCAGACCAAAACCCAAGTCGACCCAGGTCGAAAAATCGGACGACATTGAAGATATTAATTTCACCAAAGACGAAACGGTGGAAATTAGGGCGTCGCTGTTGAAATGGTACGACGAAAACCAGAGGGACCTCCCCTGGCGAAGAATCAGCAGCAAAGGAGAGGATGAGGAGGATAATGAGGATACGGAGGAGAGTGAGAAGAGGGCGTATGCGGTGTGGGTTTCAGAGGTGATGCTTCAGCAGACTAGGGTTCAGACTGTGATTGATTATTTCAATAAATGGATGACCAAATGGCCCACCCTTAGTCACCTTGCTCAAGCTTCTCTTGAG GAGGTGAATGAGATGTGGGCAGGCTTGGGGTACTACAGACGAGCTCGTTTTTTACTTGAG GGTGCAAAAATGATAGTTGAAGAAGGAGGTGGATTTCCAAAAGCAGTTCCTGCTCTTCGGAAGGTCAAGGGAATTGGAGAATACACAGCTGGTGCAATTGCCTCAATTGCATTCAAGGAG GTAGTGCCTGTTGTTGATGGGAATGTGGTCAGGGTCATTGCTAGACTAAAAGCTGTATCTACAAATCCAAAAGAAGCTGTAGCAGTCAAGAACACGTG GAAGCTCGCAGGGCAGTTAGTGGATTTATGTAGGCCTGGAGATTTCAATCAGGCTCTTATGGAACTTGGTGCAACAGTTTGCACACCTTCAAGTCCAAGTTGCAATGAATGTCCTATCTCAACCAAATGCCGTGCTCTGTTGCTCTCAAGATGTCACGACTCTGTACAAGTTACTGATTATCCAATGAAAATAGTTAAGGCAAAACAGAGGAGTGACTTTGCTGCTGTAACTGTTGTCGAAGTACTGGAAGGTCCTCGTATGAAGGATGAAGCTCATCCTAACAGTAAGTTTATTCTTGTCAAGAGGGCAGATAAAGGTCTACTTGCTGGCCTCTGGGAATTTCCCTCTGTTTTGTTGGATGGAGAAGCTGACTCAGTCACCAGAAGAGATGCAATTGACCATTATCTGAAGTCGGCATTCGATCTTGATCCTACAAAGTCCTGTGATATTATTTCAAGGGAAGATGTTGGAGAATATGTCCATGTCTTTACCCACATTCGTCTCAAGATGTACGTAGAGTGGATGGTGTTACATGTAAAAT GTTTCAAGAAACTTTGGAATAAAAAGCAGGGTGAAGATGATATCAACTGGAAATTTGTTGATCAGCAGACTCTATCGTGTATGGGATTGACTTCAGGAGTAAGAAAG AAGGAGAAGACCTGA
- the LOC113731816 gene encoding uncharacterized protein, translating into MTAMAATAGGSIAVSSFISSSNFSQKAKPTSTLSLSMVTSKSLITSRRVACSAVQESSAAAAAVAAETKEEEEEKQKEGTKEAATAKATAPAAKKPPAKAPPKPLPQLMEEEVIPSLTATLEAQEDITQLELSFQDNKLEGSFLKKGFPYSFWAFFPDGNLTGPRGFSLSSYGSGVSTVEPFLVDEKRITAKHVVFWVRKRLAAQGIIPVWKE; encoded by the exons ATGACAGCAATGGCTGCCACAGCAGGAGGATCAATTGCAGTGTCCAGCTTTATTTCATCTTCTAATTTCAGCCAAAAAGCAAAACCCACCTCCACACTTTCTCTATCG ATGGTTACTAGTAAGTCCTTAATAACTAGCCGCAGAGTTGCCTGTTCTGCCGTTCAAGAATCATCCGCTGCGGCTGCTGCAG TTGCTGCTGAAacaaaggaggaggaggaggagaagcaGAAGGAGGGTACGAAAGAGGCAGCGACGGCTAAAGCAACAGCTCCTGCTGCGAAAAAGCCTCCAGCAAAAGCTCCTCCAAAGCCCTTGCCTCAGTTGATGGAGGAGGAAGTCATTCCTTCGCTGACAGCAACTTTGGAAGCGCAAGAAGATATTACCCAACTCGAGCTATCTTTTCAGGACAACAAG CTGGAAGGTTCTTTCCTGAAAAAGGGCTTTCCTTATTCATTTTGGGCATTCTTCCCCGATGGCAATCTAACAG GCCCCAGAGGTTTTTCCCTTTCCTCGTATGGTTCAGGAGTAAGCACTGTGGAGCCTTTCCTCGTTGATGAGAAGAGAATCACAGCAAAGCACGTTGTGTTCTGGGTTCGAAAGCGTTTGGCTGCTCAAGGAATCATCCCTGTGTGGAAAGAATGA
- the LOC113731837 gene encoding uncharacterized protein isoform X2, translated as MVGDEEGARRPPLNRPYLKSHNSFNNYPRWKDKLRENCFKRAREDRARLFWELRLSDFQDDSTHQQDIIKSTFRGIVSDELKSIKDSSLDINFGDPTLITADDDAIWDYDGLHTACQGDCEEILLEMQRIFYDDLRMEESKKESEISIRSWDDEEDEYLSHAVYEHMQLNDEEVKKVVWCPRCKRGDLREDAFHIFCFLCQLKLKRGKFRTVTNSVG; from the exons ATGGTCGGGGACGAAGAGGGTGCGAGGAGGCCACCCCTGAATCGACCTTATCTGAAATCCCATAATTCCTTCAATAACTATCCCAGGTGGAAAGACAAG CTCAGAGAAAATTGCTTCAAAAGGGCCCGAGAGGATCGAGCGCGCCTGTTTTGGGAATTGAGGTTATCCGACTTCCAGGATGACTCTACTCACCAGCAG GATATCATAAAGTCAACTTTCCGGGGTATAGTTTCTGATGAGCTGAAAAGCATAAAGGACTCCTCTCTGGACATCAATTTTGGGGATCCAACTCTAATAACTGCAGATGATGATGCTATATGGGACTATGATGGTCTGCACACTGCTTGCCAAGGCGATTGTGAAGAAATTTTGTTAGAAATGCAAAGAATATTTTATGATGATCTTAGGATGGAAGAGAGCAAAAAAG AATCAGAAATCTCTATCAGAAGTTgggatgatgaagaagatgaatacTTGTCTCATGCAGTATATGAGCATATGCAGCTTAATGATGAAGAG GTAAAAAAGGTGGTCTGGTGTCCCCGCTGCAAGCGAGGGGATTTGCGAGAAGATGCTTTTCATATTTTTTGCTTCTTGTGTCAACTTAAACTCAAGAGAG GTAAATTTAGAACTGTTACGAATTCGGTTGGCTGA
- the LOC113731837 gene encoding uncharacterized protein isoform X1 has translation MVGDEEGARRPPLNRPYLKSHNSFNNYPRWKDKLRENCFKRAREDRARLFWELRLSDFQDDSTHQQDIIKSTFRGIVSDELKSIKDSSLDINFGDPTLITADDDAIWDYDGLHTACQGDCEEILLEMQRIFYDDLRMEESKKESEISIRSWDDEEDEYLSHAVYEHMQLNDEEVKKVVWCPRCKRGDLREDAFHIFCFLCQLKLKRGDEVNLELLRIRLAEAHAEHLDRGCRLRPEFCTESRFGVTALYIRCEGCGTFEIVI, from the exons ATGGTCGGGGACGAAGAGGGTGCGAGGAGGCCACCCCTGAATCGACCTTATCTGAAATCCCATAATTCCTTCAATAACTATCCCAGGTGGAAAGACAAG CTCAGAGAAAATTGCTTCAAAAGGGCCCGAGAGGATCGAGCGCGCCTGTTTTGGGAATTGAGGTTATCCGACTTCCAGGATGACTCTACTCACCAGCAG GATATCATAAAGTCAACTTTCCGGGGTATAGTTTCTGATGAGCTGAAAAGCATAAAGGACTCCTCTCTGGACATCAATTTTGGGGATCCAACTCTAATAACTGCAGATGATGATGCTATATGGGACTATGATGGTCTGCACACTGCTTGCCAAGGCGATTGTGAAGAAATTTTGTTAGAAATGCAAAGAATATTTTATGATGATCTTAGGATGGAAGAGAGCAAAAAAG AATCAGAAATCTCTATCAGAAGTTgggatgatgaagaagatgaatacTTGTCTCATGCAGTATATGAGCATATGCAGCTTAATGATGAAGAG GTAAAAAAGGTGGTCTGGTGTCCCCGCTGCAAGCGAGGGGATTTGCGAGAAGATGCTTTTCATATTTTTTGCTTCTTGTGTCAACTTAAACTCAAGAGAGGTGATGAG GTAAATTTAGAACTGTTACGAATTCGGTTGGCTGAAGCTCACGCGGAACATCTTGATAGAGGCTGCAGATTGAGACCTGAGTTCTGCACTGAGAGTAGATTTGGAGTGACAGCCTTGTACATCAGGTGTGAAGGTTGCGGTACGTTTGAGATTGTGATATAG
- the LOC113731800 gene encoding MLO-like protein 1 isoform X2: protein MLLGFISLLLTVFQGSIVKLCVKESVTLHLLPCSSNERNGSSHTIPETPAHRRLLAEGSANAGYCAAKHKVPLLSVEALHHLHIFIFVLAIVHVTFSVLTVLFGGAKIRQWKHWEDSIAKDNYDSQHVLKPKITHVHQHDFIKNRFLGLERHSRILGWFHSFCKQFYGSVTKSDYVALRLGFIMTHCRGNPKFNFHKYMIRALEDDFRTVVGISWYLWIFVVVFLLLNVNGWHTYFWIAFIPFILLLAVGTKLEHIISQLAHEVAEKHVAIEGELAVQPSDDHFWFHRPQIVLFLIHFILFQNAFEIAFFFWIWVQYGFDSCIMGQVRYIVPRLIIGVFIQVLCSYSTLPLYAIVTQMGTHFKKSIFDEHVQVGLLGWAQKVKQKKGLKGPLGGSNQRNSTEGSSAGVQMGGNGRKEPEDV, encoded by the exons ATGCTGTTGGGTTTTATATCACTGCTGTTGACTGTGTTTCAAGGAAGCATAGTCAAATTATGTGTGAAAGAATCTGTAACGCTGCACCTCCTGCCATGCTCATCGAACGAGAGGAATGGATCTTCTCATACTATTCCGGAAACACCTGCTCATCGGCGCTTACTTGCAGAGGGTTCAGCTAATGCTGGTTATTGTGCTGCAAAG CACAAGGTCCCACTGTTATCAGTTGAGGCATTGCATCATCTCCACATCTTTATCTTTGTTCTAGCCATTGTACATGTGACTTTTTCGGTGCTCACTGTTCTGTTTGGAGGGGCAAAG ATACGTCAATGGAAGCACTGGGaggactcaattgcaaaagataatTATGACAGCCAACACG TTCTTAAACCAAAGATCACTCATGTTCATCAACATGATTTTATCAAGAACAGATTCTTGGGTTTGGAGAGACACTCGAGAATTTTGGGTTGGTTT CATTCCTTTTGTAAGCAATTTTATGGTTCTGTAACCAAGTCAGATTATGTTGCACTCAGATTGGGTTTCATTATG ACACACTGCAGGGGAAACCCAAAGTTTAATTTTCACAAGTACATGATTCGCGCTCTAGAAGATGATTTCAGGACTGTTGTTGGCATAAG TTGGTATTTGTGGATTTTTGTGGTTGTATTCCTGTTGTTGAACGTCAATG GTTGGCATACTTACTTTTGGATAGCATTTATTCCTTTCATT CTTCTACTTGCTGTTGGCACCAAGTTGGAGCACATAATTTCTCAGTTGGCTCATGAGGTTGCTGAGAAGCACGTAGCTATAGAAGGTGAATTAGCAGTACAGCCTTCGGATGATCACTTTTGGTTCCACCGACCCCAAATTGTCCTATTCTTGATACATTTCATTCTCTTCCAAAATGCATTtgagattgcatttttcttctggATATGG GTTCAATATGGCTTTGACTCTTGCATTATGGGGCAAGTCCGTTACATTGTCCCCAGGCTCATCATAGG GGTTTTTATTCAGGTACTCTGCAGTTACAGCACCTTGCCGCTTTATGCAATTGTTACTCAG ATGGGCACCCATTTCAAGAAGTCAATATTTGATGAACATGTGCAAGTTGGCCTGCTTGGATGGGCTCAGAAGGTGAAACAAAAGAAGGGATTGAAGGGTCCACTTGGTGGATCGAACCAAAGAAATTCAACTGAGGGTTCTAGCGCGGGAGTACAGATGGGAGGAAATGGGCGCAAGGAACCAGAAGATGTATAG